A region of Pacificitalea manganoxidans DNA encodes the following proteins:
- a CDS encoding replication initiator protein A: protein MDEDHRPLLPDRHPQANLFICDVADAVIKSDMASMEHPIFTLSKKPIRDVKRYEHGDVVLEVTPGPKGIANIYDKDILIFAISQIMAARNEGRPYSREIQFQAQDFLEFSNRHTGGHDYDLLRDSLDRLDSTRLRTTIKTGGEETWEAFGLIEGAKIKRKRHDGRVTEWGLKLSEWLFKAIEANEVLTLHPDYFRLRKPIERRIYEIARKHCGSKKSWQIGLKKLQKKCGSSDAIRNFRLAVRALCDFDHLPDYSVSMEGDMVSFRSRVSQQVIVGSGFTTKLMPDTYEAARQAAPGWDVYVVEQEWRAWVMNLLDQGMEPPRNPDSAFIGFCRKWAARQK, encoded by the coding sequence GGCCGATGCTGTCATCAAAAGCGACATGGCGTCCATGGAGCATCCGATCTTCACGTTGTCAAAGAAGCCGATCCGCGACGTTAAAAGATACGAGCATGGGGATGTTGTCTTGGAGGTTACGCCTGGTCCCAAGGGCATTGCGAACATCTATGACAAGGATATTCTGATCTTCGCAATCAGCCAAATCATGGCGGCACGCAACGAAGGTCGCCCCTACTCGCGTGAAATCCAGTTCCAGGCCCAGGATTTCTTGGAATTCAGCAATCGCCACACCGGTGGTCACGACTATGATCTGCTGCGTGACTCCCTTGACCGGCTGGACAGCACTCGCCTCAGGACGACGATCAAGACGGGCGGCGAAGAGACATGGGAGGCGTTCGGCCTGATCGAAGGCGCAAAGATCAAGCGCAAACGACATGATGGCCGTGTCACCGAATGGGGCCTCAAGCTCTCGGAGTGGCTCTTCAAGGCCATCGAGGCTAACGAGGTTTTGACCCTTCACCCGGACTATTTCCGTCTCCGTAAGCCCATCGAGCGCCGGATTTACGAGATCGCCCGAAAACACTGTGGCTCAAAGAAGTCTTGGCAGATCGGCCTGAAGAAGCTCCAAAAGAAGTGCGGATCGAGCGATGCCATTCGCAACTTCCGGCTGGCTGTGCGTGCGCTGTGCGACTTCGACCACTTGCCAGACTATTCGGTAAGTATGGAAGGCGACATGGTTTCGTTCCGTAGTCGTGTTTCACAACAGGTGATCGTTGGCTCGGGGTTCACCACTAAGCTCATGCCGGACACCTACGAGGCGGCGCGGCAAGCAGCGCCTGGCTGGGATGTCTATGTGGTCGAACAGGAATGGCGGGCGTGGGTCATGAACTTGCTCGATCAAGGCATGGAGCCGCCACGCAACCCTGACAGCGCTTTTATCGGGTTTTGCCGGAAATGGGCCGCTCGCCAGAAATAG